Sequence from the Natronomonas marina genome:
CCCCGGATGCGCTGGTCGCCGCCCGAGCAGAACGCCCAGCCGCCGTCCTTCGGTGAGGGCCCGTTGCCGGTCAGCAGGATACAGCCGACGTCCGTCTGCCGTTTGGCGTGGTCGAGTGCGGTGTAGAGTTCGTCGACCGTCTCCGGCCGGAACGCGTTGCGCACCGCCGGGCGGTCGAACGCGATGCGGACGGCGCCGACGTCCGTCCCCCGGTGGTAGGTGATGTCCTCGAAGTCGTCGGTGACCGGCTCCCACCGGTCGTCGTCGAACAGGTCCGAAACCATACCGACGATGGGACCGGCCGGAGCAAAAATCCCCCCGGGTCCGGCCGGCTACACCACATCGAGGACCCGTTCTTCGAGCGCCCGCCGGTCGTCGTGGCTCCGCTGGCCGTCGGTGACTACCTCGATGACCTGCGCGCCCGGGCTCTCGACGGACTCGGCGTACAGCTCCCGGAACCCCTCGCGGTCGTCGGTCCGGGCGAACTCCAGGCCGTACAGATCCGCCGTCGGCTCGAAGTCCAGCCCGTGCGGGGTCCGGAACCACTCCTCGAAGGATTCGTGGGTTTCGATGGGCAGCAGGTGGAAGATGCCGCCGCCGTCGTTGTTGATGCAGACCACCGTCGCGTCGAGGTCGAACCGCTCGACGGCCAGCAGGCCGTTCGCGTCGTGGAAGTACGCCAGGTCGCCGGTGACGAGAACGAGCGGGTCGTCGGCCGCCGACCCCGCGCCCAGCGCCGTCGAGGTGATACCGTCGATGCCCGAGGCGCCGCGGTTGCCGAGGGCGGTCAGGTTCGCCGCCCGCGGCCGGCCGAACCGGTCGAGGTCCCGGACCGGCATCGAGTTCGAGACGAAGAGCGTCGCGGGGTCCGGCGCAAGCGAGACGGCGTCGGCGACGACCGCCCCCTCCTCGGGTTCGTCGCCCTCGACGAGGTCCCAGTAGTCGGCCTCCGCCTCGAGGACGCGCCGGGCGTAGGCACCGCGCTCGCGGTCGAGTGCGCCGGCGAGTGCGGACGCGAACCGCGTCTCGTCGGCGACGACGAGGTCCGTCGCGGTGAACGTCGCCTCCCGCCACCCGCCCGCCGGGTCGACGAGGAACTGCCGCGCGTCGGTCTCCCGGAGGTAGTGCCGGAGCGGCTTCGAGGTGGGCGAGGCGCCGAACCGGACGACGACGTCCGGTGTCTCCTCGATTGCCGGCAGGTAGCCGTCGTACCCGCCGCAGACCGCGGCGGCGTCGGCGACGGCACCGAATCGGTGGCCCGAAAGCGGGTCCGCCAGCACCGGGAAGCCGGTCGCCGCCGCCAGTCCGACCAGCGCGTCGCCGGCCGGCGCCGGCCGGTCCGAGGGACCGCAGACGAGGAGACCCGAATCGGCCGCCTCAACGGCCTCGATCACTCGATTTCGGTCCCGTTTCGACAGCGTCGCCCGGCCCCGCGTCACGGAGACGTAGGGCCCGTCGCGGCCCTCGACGGCGAGCGGGTTGGTCTCGAGGAACGATTCGGGGACCGGGTCGGCGGGCACGCCTTCCGGCGCCGCGTCGGGTCCGGCGTTCGGCTCCAGCGGTTTCCGGAGCGGCACGTCGAGGTGAACCGGTCCCGGTTCCGTGCCTGCGGCGGCCGCGAGAGCCCGCGACAGGGCCGTCCGGAGCGACCGCAGTTTCCGGTCGGCCGCCTCCGGTTCCGGCAGTTTGCGGTACTGTCGGACCGCGTCGCCGTAGAGTTTCTCCTGGTCGACGGTCTGGTTTGCGCCGCTGTCCTGCAGTTCCGGCGGGCGGTCCGCCGTCAGGAGCACCATTGGGACGCGAGCGTTGTCCGCCTCGACGACGGCGGGGTGGAAGTTCGCCGCGGCGGTCCCGGAGGTACAGACCAAAGGCGTCGGTTGGCCCGTCCGCTTGGCCCGCCCGAGCGCGAAGAAGGCCGCCGACCGCTCGTCGAGGTGCGAGAACGTCTCGATACCGCCGTGCTCGGCCAGCGCGACCGTCAGCGGCGTCGACCGGCTGCCGGGCGCGAGCACGGCTGCCTCGACGCCGGCGGCGGCGAGTTCGTCGGCGACGACCCGCCCCCACAGCGTGTTGACGTTCATTCGAGTTCGTCGAGTATCGGCCGGTACTTGAGCTGGACCTCGTCCCACTCGCGGTCGGGGTCGGAATCGGCCACGATGCCGACCCCGGCGAACAGGGTGGCGGCATCCCCGCGGGCGACCGCCGAGCGAATGGCGACGGCGAAGGAGCCGTAGCCAGCGGCGTCGAACCAGCCGACCGGCGCGGCGTACCAGCCGCGCTCGAAGGGCTCGGTGTCCCGGATGGTCGCAAGCGCCTCGTCCGGCGGGAGTCCGCCGACCGCCGGCGTCGGGTGCAGCGCCTCCACCAGCGTCAGGGCGTGCTCGTCGTCGGCCAGTTCCGCGCTCATCGGCGTCTCGATGTGCTGGACGGTCGCCAGCCGGCGGATACGGCGCTGACCGGCCCGAACCGACGAGGCGTAGGGTGCCAGCTGTTCGCGGATGGCGTCGGCGACGAGTTCGTGCTCGTGGACGTTCTTGTCGTCGTCGAGCAGTTCCGCCGCGAGCCACTCGTCTTCCTCCGGGGTGTCGCCGCGCCCGGTCGTCCCGGCGAGGGCGCCCGTCTCGACGGTGCGGCCGCGGAGCCCGACCAGCTGTTCGGGCGTCGCGCCGAAGAAGCCGGCCCCGCCGTCGTCCGGCTCGAAGAGGAAGCGGAAACAGTCCGGGTAGGTGTCACCGAGGCGGGCCAGCGCGTCCGGGACCGACAGCGGCGCCTCGAGGCGAGCCTCCAGTGCCTGCGCGAGGACGACCTTCCGGAGTTCGCCGGCGGCGATGCGGTCGGTGGCCGCGGTGACGCTGCGCCGCCACTCCGCCTTCGAGGTGGTCCGCTCTCGCGTGCGGACGCCGGGCGGCCCGCCGGTCGAGGCCGCCGGGACGGGGCTCGGAAGCGCCTCCCGTGCCGTCTCCAGTCGCGCCTCGACATCCTCGGGGTCGGCGTCGACGGCGTTGACCGACAGCCACGCCGCCCCGTCGTCGTAGGTCATCTGTACGCGCGGCAGGACGAACTCCGCGGCCGGATACCCCCGCCAGGGGTCCTCGGCGCTGTGTTCGTCGTGGAAGGAGAAGCCGCCGAACAGCCGCGGCCGCGCGGCCAGCGCGCCGGCGTGGACGTCACCGGCGGAGAACAGTTCCTCGGCGGCCGTCCGTATCGCGTCGAAGCGGTCGGGGCCGTCGGCGGTCAGCGTCGCCGCGGCGCCGCTGCCGACGACGGTCGCCTCGCCCGGTGCCGCCCAGAAGGTCCGCGGCACGTCGGCGGCTTCCAGTACGGCCTGGGGGCGCGGCGGATTCCGCACCCGCACCGCGCGGCTGACCAGTCCCGGCCGCTCGACGACCGACTCCTCGCTCCCCAACGGTTCCATTGCCCGCTCGTTGGGCCCCCACCGTTTTAGATTCCCCGTTCGCCGACGGCGGGAGACCCGCTACAGCTTGGACTCGGCGTCCTCGGCCAGCTCCGCCATCCGCTTGCCGATGCGGCCGGCGTCGGAGAACTCGTCTTCACTCATCACGTTCGCCAGGGCGTTCCCGAGGACGAAGACGGCGTGTTTGTGCTCGCTTTTCGACTTGTGGACATCGTCCGGCGTCACGTCGAGTTCGTCGTAGGGATCGAACGCCGACGCGTCGACCGCCTCCATCTCGCGGAACTGCTCCATTATCGATACCATCTTCGCGTGCAGTTCGAGGAGTTCGTCCTTGTGCATGTTCGTGTCTACTGGAAGGCTACGTTTATTCTTTGTGCGGTAAGGGGACCCATACGTCGAAGCGGCGGCTCGCCGGCTGCGCCGTCGGGAGGACGCCTCGAAAAAGACGCTCAGAAGACGTACTCGTCGTCGTGCCCCATCATACCGTCCTCTTCGAGTCCAGGGTCCTCGTCCTCCATGGGGCCGCTCGTCTTGTACGCCCGGAGCCCGGTCGACAGCAGTTCTTCGATGGCTTCTTCCCGGTTTACGAACTCGCCTTTCTCCACCAGCTGGGCGATCTGCATTTCGAGATGTTCCGGGACAGTCAGTTGTACCTTCGGCATCGGAACACCCGGAGTTTCGGGGATGGGGTATTTAAGCCTGGCGGGGATTTTTCGTGGCTGCGAAACTCAACTACGATTCACCGAAAGTATCTTTCGTGAAGTACCCACTCTCGTTTCGAATCCCGCCGTCGTCGGTTCACGAACGACAGGCCTACGGGCTCTCGGGCCCGTATCTACGGTCATGAATGACGTGACGGACCTCCACGCGGAGTTCGATGGCGAACGGCTCCCGCCGGGCCAGCGGGAGACGACGCGATTCCCGGTGCTCTCGAAGGGCGGCACGCCGTCGGTGGCGGACGACCCCACGCTCGACGTCTACGGCGCCGTCGGGACGGAACTGTCGCTGTCGATCCCCGACCTCGAGGAACTGGGCGCCGAAGCCCAGCGGCAGGACTTCCACTGCGTCACCGGCTGGTCGCGCTTCGACTGCGAGTTCTACGGCCTCCCGTTTCCCCGGCTGGCCGACCACGCCGGCGTCGACGGCGCCGTCCACGTCATGTTCCACGCCCACGACGGCTACACGACGAACCTGCCGCTCGGGGAGTGCGACCGCCAGGAGGTACTCTTCGCCTGGGAACTGGACGGCGAACCGCTGGCCGGCGAACACGGTGGCCCGCTCCGGGTCGTCACGCCACACAAGTACGCCTACAAGGGCGCAAAGTGGGTCTCCGGCGTCGAGTTCCTGACCGAACCCGAACGCGGCTACTGGGAGAAGCGCGGCTACTCCGACACCGCCAACCCCTGGGAGGAGGAACGGTACGCCTAACTCCCGCCGCACTCGCGCAGTCGGCCCGCCTCACCGCGTCCCGCACGCCGCCCGTCGGTACATATATGTCGCTGCTGTGACTTCCCGCCAGTATGGACGCCCACACCGCGATGGCCGAGTGGGAGACGGCGCCGTTCGAGGGCGGCCTCGACGAGCTGGCCCGGATGGGTCGGCGGGGCTTCAGCGGCGCCGTCGAGTCGGGGTCCGACTGGCTGTTCCTCGCCGACGGCGACGCGGTCGCCGTGGTCTCCGACCTCGAGGAGACGCCGACGCCCGGTGACATCGACGCCTTCGAGGACGCCAGCGGGCAGACACACGAGGCGCCCCATCCCACCGCGGCGAGACTCGTCCCGATGCTCGCCCTCGAGGGCGACGTTCGGGGCGAGTACTTCAGCGACGACACCCCCATCGAGACGGTCCACGAGACGCTCGCGGAGGGCGGCTTCACCGGCTACGTCGAACTGGCCGAGAACGTCCTCAGCGGCGACTACTACGTCGTCTACGAGGACGGCGAGGCCGACTACGTCGCCTACATCGGCTCGACCGACCGACCCGTGACCGGCGAGGAGGCCGAGTCCAAGACGAAAAACGAGGTCGGCATCTACAGCGTCGTCGGCGTCGACCTCCCGGCGGTCGAGCTTCCCGACCCGCCCGAACCGTCCGACGGCGCGGGGGCTGGGGGCGGTGCCGTCGAAACGGGCGTCGACGCCGAACCGACGGCGGCCGGCGACGCGGGGTCGCTCGACGACGCCGGGGAGTCGACCGGGGACGCCGCCCCGGAGTCGGAGTCGACGTCCGCCCCGGAGTCGGCGACCGAGCCGACATCGGAGTCGGGGCCGGAACCCGAACCGGCGGACGAATCCGAGGCCGGTGTCGGGGAGTCGGACCCAGTGGCCGGCGCCGAGCCGGAGCCCGAATCGGGCGATGAGACGCCTGACGAGGACCGAACGGTCCCGTCGCTGGACCCCGAGCGATCCGGTCGCGCGAGCGACGCCGACGGGGAGACCGGAGCCGACGAAGCCGACGACGACGTCGAGCCGGCGCCCGGACCGGACGAGTCGGCGGACGCGGCCGACGCCGCTCCGGCGACTGCCGCGACCGAGACGACCGCGGAAGACGACGCGGGCGCCGTGGACGACACCGCTCTCGAGGAGGTCCGCACGGAACTGCGACGCCTCCGGGAGGCCCACGAACGCCTCGAGGGCCGCGTCGCCGCCCTGGAGTCCGGGGGCGGTTCGGCGGCGTCGGCGGACGTGCGAACCGACGGCCCCTCGCTGTCGCCGACGGAGGCGCTCTCGAAGACGACGCTCTTCGTCCGGGAGGGGACCCGCGGCGGGCCGACGCTTCAGGACGCCCACGACGGCCGCGCCGACCGGGAGGCGCTGGCCGCCAACGTCGGACTGGAGCGACACACCCGTTTCGAGGAGGCGGGCGCGACGGTCGACGGCGAGCCCTTCGAGTCGTTCCTGGAGTCGACGCAGGCCTACGAGTTCGTCGAGTGGCTGGTGACCGACCTGCTGTTCGAGATCAGGCTGACCGGCTCCGAGGACGCGATGGCCCACCTCTACGACGCGCTTCCCGACGTCGACCGGGTGTTCTTCGAGGAGACCGTCACCGTCGAGGACGGCGGCGAGCACCGCGAGGTGACCTTCGACGTCGTCGTCCGCGACCGGAACGGCGAGCCGCTGTTCGTCGCCGCCCTCGAGGAGAGCCGCGAGCCGACGTCCGCCGGCGCCGTCGAGCCGCTGGTCACGGACGCGTCGGACTTCTGTGCGGCCAACGACTCGGTCGCCGGCGCCTTCGCCGTCACCGCGAGTTACTTCGAGCCCGGCGCCCTAGAGTTGGCCCGCGAGGCCACGACCGGCAGCCTCCTGAGCCGCGATCGGTACCGCAGCTTCGTCACTCTCACCCGAAAGAACGGCTTCCACCTCTGTCTTGTCGAGGCCCGCGAGTCGTCGCTACACCTCGCGCTGCCGGAACTGTAGCCGGCGAAATCCGGGTGAACCGTCGCTGTCGGAATCGGAGAAGAACGAGTAGAGCGAGGCGATTAGCCCTCGATTTCGGGGACTTCGTCGATCTTCATTCCCTCGAGCTTCTCGATTATCTCGTCGAGGTCCGAATCGAGGTCGCTGACGAACTCCGCGGTGTCCTCGGTGGTGATCGCGCCCTGGCTGGAGGGTTCGATGAGGTTCTCCTCCTCGAGGACGCGAAGCGAGTAGCGGACCTTGTGGTGGGGGTAGCCGGTCTCGTTGGACATCTTGACGATGCCGATCGGTTCGTTCTCGATCACCATCCGCAGTACCTGCAGATGGCGCTCCAACATATCAACTTCCTTCTCAAGCCGATCTATCAT
This genomic interval carries:
- the menD gene encoding 2-succinyl-5-enolpyruvyl-6-hydroxy-3-cyclohexene-1-carboxylic-acid synthase; this translates as MNVNTLWGRVVADELAAAGVEAAVLAPGSRSTPLTVALAEHGGIETFSHLDERSAAFFALGRAKRTGQPTPLVCTSGTAAANFHPAVVEADNARVPMVLLTADRPPELQDSGANQTVDQEKLYGDAVRQYRKLPEPEAADRKLRSLRTALSRALAAAAGTEPGPVHLDVPLRKPLEPNAGPDAAPEGVPADPVPESFLETNPLAVEGRDGPYVSVTRGRATLSKRDRNRVIEAVEAADSGLLVCGPSDRPAPAGDALVGLAAATGFPVLADPLSGHRFGAVADAAAVCGGYDGYLPAIEETPDVVVRFGASPTSKPLRHYLRETDARQFLVDPAGGWREATFTATDLVVADETRFASALAGALDRERGAYARRVLEAEADYWDLVEGDEPEEGAVVADAVSLAPDPATLFVSNSMPVRDLDRFGRPRAANLTALGNRGASGIDGITSTALGAGSAADDPLVLVTGDLAYFHDANGLLAVERFDLDATVVCINNDGGGIFHLLPIETHESFEEWFRTPHGLDFEPTADLYGLEFARTDDREGFRELYAESVESPGAQVIEVVTDGQRSHDDRRALEERVLDVV
- a CDS encoding isochorismate synthase gives rise to the protein MEPLGSEESVVERPGLVSRAVRVRNPPRPQAVLEAADVPRTFWAAPGEATVVGSGAAATLTADGPDRFDAIRTAAEELFSAGDVHAGALAARPRLFGGFSFHDEHSAEDPWRGYPAAEFVLPRVQMTYDDGAAWLSVNAVDADPEDVEARLETAREALPSPVPAASTGGPPGVRTRERTTSKAEWRRSVTAATDRIAAGELRKVVLAQALEARLEAPLSVPDALARLGDTYPDCFRFLFEPDDGGAGFFGATPEQLVGLRGRTVETGALAGTTGRGDTPEEDEWLAAELLDDDKNVHEHELVADAIREQLAPYASSVRAGQRRIRRLATVQHIETPMSAELADDEHALTLVEALHPTPAVGGLPPDEALATIRDTEPFERGWYAAPVGWFDAAGYGSFAVAIRSAVARGDAATLFAGVGIVADSDPDREWDEVQLKYRPILDELE
- a CDS encoding UPF0058 family protein — translated: MHKDELLELHAKMVSIMEQFREMEAVDASAFDPYDELDVTPDDVHKSKSEHKHAVFVLGNALANVMSEDEFSDAGRIGKRMAELAEDAESKL
- a CDS encoding ribbon-helix-helix domain-containing protein, which codes for MPKVQLTVPEHLEMQIAQLVEKGEFVNREEAIEELLSTGLRAYKTSGPMEDEDPGLEEDGMMGHDDEYVF
- a CDS encoding molybdopterin-dependent oxidoreductase; protein product: MNDVTDLHAEFDGERLPPGQRETTRFPVLSKGGTPSVADDPTLDVYGAVGTELSLSIPDLEELGAEAQRQDFHCVTGWSRFDCEFYGLPFPRLADHAGVDGAVHVMFHAHDGYTTNLPLGECDRQEVLFAWELDGEPLAGEHGGPLRVVTPHKYAYKGAKWVSGVEFLTEPERGYWEKRGYSDTANPWEEERYA
- a CDS encoding DUF7527 domain-containing protein, yielding MDAHTAMAEWETAPFEGGLDELARMGRRGFSGAVESGSDWLFLADGDAVAVVSDLEETPTPGDIDAFEDASGQTHEAPHPTAARLVPMLALEGDVRGEYFSDDTPIETVHETLAEGGFTGYVELAENVLSGDYYVVYEDGEADYVAYIGSTDRPVTGEEAESKTKNEVGIYSVVGVDLPAVELPDPPEPSDGAGAGGGAVETGVDAEPTAAGDAGSLDDAGESTGDAAPESESTSAPESATEPTSESGPEPEPADESEAGVGESDPVAGAEPEPESGDETPDEDRTVPSLDPERSGRASDADGETGADEADDDVEPAPGPDESADAADAAPATAATETTAEDDAGAVDDTALEEVRTELRRLREAHERLEGRVAALESGGGSAASADVRTDGPSLSPTEALSKTTLFVREGTRGGPTLQDAHDGRADREALAANVGLERHTRFEEAGATVDGEPFESFLESTQAYEFVEWLVTDLLFEIRLTGSEDAMAHLYDALPDVDRVFFEETVTVEDGGEHREVTFDVVVRDRNGEPLFVAALEESREPTSAGAVEPLVTDASDFCAANDSVAGAFAVTASYFEPGALELAREATTGSLLSRDRYRSFVTLTRKNGFHLCLVEARESSLHLALPEL